One Odontesthes bonariensis isolate fOdoBon6 chromosome 17, fOdoBon6.hap1, whole genome shotgun sequence genomic window carries:
- the iars2 gene encoding isoleucine--tRNA ligase, mitochondrial isoform X3 gives MLLFRVSAVSQTLARWGQRSHRGGGLLVHRAVSFSSSRCHGVGSAEGSAQPAEAGSAKALYRDTVLLPRTEFPMKLTGQKLLDRELQIQQESGFADLYSWQRERKAKKEFCLHDGPPYANGDPHVGHALNKILKDIRNRFELLRGRQVHYIPGWDCHGLPIELKALGELGTSGLSPLQIRQKAREFAEKAIGRQKAAFQRWGVMADWEQCYYTFDGTFEAAQLKVFQEMHSKGFIYQDYKPVFWSPSSRTALAEAELEYNPEHVSRAIYATFPLIKLPPKIASEEGLDSVSVLVWTTQPWTIPANQAVCYMPNAQYSLVKRADNSQLLLVATERTASLAALLGTELQSVGSFTGSQLEGGICKHPTIPDKEVPLLPANHVTMGKGTGLVHTAPAHGMDDYSVASQFKLSVECMVDEDGKFTELAGPELQNLSVMTEGTDKVISMLKESGALVLEEPCVHSYPYDWRTKKPVVIRPSKQWFINTASLKDKAKEALQKVRILPESARGSLMAMLDRRTYWCISRQRTWGVPIPVFYHKDTGEPLINKNTVSHIAKLFKEKGSDCWWELPIETLLPPEVIKKSKAGPVSDYVRGEDVLDIWFDSGASWAAVLEESDSRADAYVEGKDQLGGWFQSSLLTSVAVRNKAPYKSLVVHGFAVSEKGEKMSKSLGNVVDPDEVINGGKDAPAYGADVLRWWVAESNIFSEIQIGSNALNSAQDSISKLRNTLRFLLGNLQGFDPRVQAVDPKQMHYIDQYMLHLLREYSMKVTDAYSEFDGGRAIRVLQAFITRDLSSFYFSIIKDRLYCDPEDSLGRRSCQTALEEILDGVTRSIAPILPHLAEEVYLHAPGRDEGETLFKSGWIKSSSVWRQPGLEEAVEGACAIRDSFLSSIPGKNAAQYDLTIAIEPGLLFELMESLQEEPSSTTSQLAELMMAARVSLVSELPRDLPPDAQVNRGTFLINLEGGFIREDSGYSIAVAPTSAARCPRCRRYTAKSADCLCPRCQNIVSQAH, from the exons ATGCTGCTGTTCCGGGTTTCAGCAGTGAGCCAGACGCTGGCGAGATGGGGACAGAGGTCACACCGGGGAGGCGGCCTCCTCGTCCACCGTGCTGTCTCCTTCAGTTCCAGCCGCTGTCATGGTGTCGGCTCGGCAGAGGGCAGCGCTCAGCCCGCGGAGGCTGGCTCCGCTAAGGCTCTGTACCGAGACACGGTGCTCCTTCCCCGGACTGAGTTCCCCATGAAACTGACCGGACAGAAACTTCTGGACCGAGAACTCCAAATACAGCAG gagagtgGGTTTGCAGATTTATACTCatggcagagagagaggaaggcTAAGAAAGAGTTTTGCCTTCATGATGGACCCCCATATGCCAATGGAGACCCACACGTTGGACATGCACTCAATAAg ATCCTGAAAGATATTCGTAACCGTTTTGAGCTGCTAAGGGGGCGGCAGGTCCACTACATCCCAGGCTGGGACTGCCACGGCCTGCCCATCGAGCTGAAGGCTCTGGGAGAACTGGGCACCAGTGGCCTCAGTCCGCTGCAGATTAGACAGAAAG cTCGGGAGTTTGCAGAAAAGGCAATAGGTCGGCAGAAGGCTGCATTCCAACGCTGGGGGGTGATGGCCGACTGGGAGCAGTGCTACTACACATTTGATGGGACCTTTGAGGCAGCTCAGCTGAAAGTCTTTCAGGAGATGCACAGCAAG GGTTTCATTTACCAGGACTACAAGCCTGTCTTCTGGTCACCTTCATCCAG AACAGCCCTGGCTGAGGCAGAGTTGGAGTACAACCCCGAACATGTGAGCAGAGCCATCTATGCCACGTTTCCTCTAATCAAGCTGCCGCCAAAGATCGCCTCAGAAGAAG GTCTTGACAGTGTCTCTGTGTTGGTGTGGACCACCCAGCCGTGGACCATCCCTGCTAACCAGGCAGTGTGCTACATGCCAAACGCCCA GTACTCTCTGGTAAAGAGGGCAGACAATTCTCAGCTGCTGTTGGTAGCGACTGAGCGCACAGCTAGCCTGGCAGCACTGCTGGGCACCGAGCTGCAGAGTGTAGGCTCCTTCACAG GTTCCCAACTTGAAGGCGGGATCTGTAAACATCCCACAATTCCTGACAAGGAAGTCCCGTTATTGCCGGCCAATCATGTGACGATGGGAAAAGGAACCGGATTGGTCCACACGGCGCCAGCTCACGGCATGGACGATTACAGTGTGGCTTCACAGTTTAAACTGTCAGTG GAGTGCATGGTGGATGAAGATGGCAAGTTCACGGAGTTAGCCGGACCTGAGCTTCAGAACCTGTCTGTGATGACAGAAGGCACTGACAAAG TGATTTCCATGCTGAAGGAGAGCGGGGCTCTGGTGCTGGAAGAGCCGTGTGTCCACAGCTACCCATACGACTGGCGAACAAAGAAGCCTGTTGTGATCCGACCAAGCAAACAGTGGTTCATCAACACGGCTTCGCTCAAAGACAAAGCCAAG gagGCGCTGCAGAAGGTGCGTATTCTGCCTGAGTCGGCGCGGGGCAGCCTGATGGCCATGCTGGACAGACGGACCTACTGGTGCATCTCCAGACAGCGAACCTGGGGGGTCCCGATCCCTGTCTTCTACCACAAAGATACTGGAGAGCCTCTCATCAACAA AAATACGGTGTCCCACATAGCAAAGCTCTTCAAAGAAAAGGGCAGTGACTGTTGGTGGGAGCTTCCCATTGAGACTTTGCTGCCACCAGAGGTGATTAAGAAG agtaAAGCAGGTCCAGTGAGTGACTATGTTCGCGGAGAGGATGTCCTGGACATCTGGTTTGACAGTGGAGCATCGTGGGCAGCTGTACTTGAAG AGTCAGACTCCAGAGCAGATGCATATGTGGAAGGAAAGGACCAGCTTGGAGGCTGGTTTCAGTCATCACTACTCACCAGTGTAGCCGTCAGGAACAAGGCACCTTACAA GTCTCTGGTGGTCCATGGCTTTGCAGTCAGtgagaagggggaaaagatgTCCAAGTCTCTGGGAAATGTCGTGGATCCTGATGAAGTGATCAACGGAGGAAAG GATGCACCAGCGTACGGGGCAGATGTGCTTCGTTGGTGGGTGGCAGAATCAAACATCTTCTCTGAAATCCAAATCGGGTCCAATGCCCTCAACTCGGCCCAAGACAGCATCAGCAAG CTGAGGAACACTCTCAGGTTCCTGCTCGGCAACCTGCAGGGCTTCGACCCTCGTGTTCAAGCTGTGGACCCCAAACAGATGCACTACATTGATCAGTACATGTTGCACCTGCTCCGCGAGTACAGCATGAAG GTTACGGACGCCTACAGTGAGTTTGATGGCGGCAGGGCCATCCGTGTCCTCCAAGCCTTCATCACCAGAGACCTCTCCAGTTTTTACTTCAGCATCATCAAGGACAG GTTGTACTGTGATCCTGAGGACTCGTTGGGTAGAAGATCATGTCAGACCGCTTTAGAAGAGATTCTGGATGGCGTGACCCGCTCCATTGCTCCCATCCTGCCACATCTAGCTGAAGAGGTCTACCTCCATGCACCAGGACGTGACG AAGGGGAGACGCTGTTCAAAAGTGGATGGATCAAAAGTAGCTCTGTGTGGCGGCAACCAGGATTGGAGGAGGCTGTGGAAGGGGCTTGTGCAATCAGGGACTCCTTCCTGTCTTCAATTCCTGGCAAAAATGCAGCACAGTATGACCTCACTATTGCCATCGAACCCGGCCTTCTGTTTGAGCTCATGGAG TCTCTGCAGGAGGAgccctcctccaccacctcccaGCTGGCTGAGCTGATGATGGCGGCTCGGGTCAGCCTGGTGAGCGAGCTGCCTCGTGACCTGCCCCCAGATGCCCAGGTGAACCGCGGTACCTTCCTCATCAACCTGGAAG gTGGTTTTATCCGTGAGGACAGTGGCTACAGTATAGCCGTGGCACCCACTTCTGCCGCCCGTTGCCCGCGGTGTCGCCGCTACACTGCGAAATCTGCAGACTGCCTGTGCCCCCGCTGTCAGAACATCGTCTCGCAGGCTCACTGA
- the iars2 gene encoding isoleucine--tRNA ligase, mitochondrial isoform X2: protein MLLFRVSAVSQTLARWGQRSHRGGGLLVHRAVSFSSSRCHGVGSAEGSAQPAEAGSAKALYRDTVLLPRTEFPMKLTGQKLLDRELQIQQESGFADLYSWQRERKAKKEFCLHDGPPYANGDPHVGHALNKILKDIRNRFELLRGRQVHYIPGWDCHGLPIELKALGELGTSGLSPLQIRQKAREFAEKAIGRQKAAFQRWGVMADWEQCYYTFDGTFEAAQLKVFQEMHSKGFIYQDYKPVFWSPSSRTALAEAELEYNPEHVSRAIYATFPLIKLPPKIASEEGLDSVSVLVWTTQPWTIPANQAVCYMPNAQYSLVKRADNSQLLLVATERTASLAALLGTELQSVGSFTGSQLEGGICKHPTIPDKEVPLLPANHVTMGKGTGLVHTAPAHGMDDYSVASQFKLSVECMVDEDGKFTELAGPELQNLSVMTEGTDKVISMLKESGALVLEEPCVHSYPYDWRTKKPVVIRPSKQWFINTASLKDKAKEALQKVRILPESARGSLMAMLDRRTYWCISRQRTWGVPIPVFYHKDTGEPLINKNTVSHIAKLFKEKGSDCWWELPIETLLPPEVIKKSKAGPVSDYVRGEDVLDIWFDSGASWAAVLEEEMEGDSEEPESRLSWLPTALRKPLVTESDSRADAYVEGKDQLGGWFQSSLLTSVAVRNKAPYKSLVVHGFAVSEKGEKMSKSLGNVVDPDEVINGGKDAPAYGADVLRWWVAESNIFSEIQIGSNALNSAQDSISKLRNTLRFLLGNLQGFDPRVQAVDPKQMHYIDQYMLHLLREYSMKVTDAYSEFDGGRAIRVLQAFITRDLSSFYFSIIKDRLYCDPEDSLGRRSCQTALEEILDGVTRSIAPILPHLAEEVYLHAPGRDGETLFKSGWIKSSSVWRQPGLEEAVEGACAIRDSFLSSIPGKNAAQYDLTIAIEPGLLFELMESLQEEPSSTTSQLAELMMAARVSLVSELPRDLPPDAQVNRGTFLINLEGGFIREDSGYSIAVAPTSAARCPRCRRYTAKSADCLCPRCQNIVSQAH, encoded by the exons ATGCTGCTGTTCCGGGTTTCAGCAGTGAGCCAGACGCTGGCGAGATGGGGACAGAGGTCACACCGGGGAGGCGGCCTCCTCGTCCACCGTGCTGTCTCCTTCAGTTCCAGCCGCTGTCATGGTGTCGGCTCGGCAGAGGGCAGCGCTCAGCCCGCGGAGGCTGGCTCCGCTAAGGCTCTGTACCGAGACACGGTGCTCCTTCCCCGGACTGAGTTCCCCATGAAACTGACCGGACAGAAACTTCTGGACCGAGAACTCCAAATACAGCAG gagagtgGGTTTGCAGATTTATACTCatggcagagagagaggaaggcTAAGAAAGAGTTTTGCCTTCATGATGGACCCCCATATGCCAATGGAGACCCACACGTTGGACATGCACTCAATAAg ATCCTGAAAGATATTCGTAACCGTTTTGAGCTGCTAAGGGGGCGGCAGGTCCACTACATCCCAGGCTGGGACTGCCACGGCCTGCCCATCGAGCTGAAGGCTCTGGGAGAACTGGGCACCAGTGGCCTCAGTCCGCTGCAGATTAGACAGAAAG cTCGGGAGTTTGCAGAAAAGGCAATAGGTCGGCAGAAGGCTGCATTCCAACGCTGGGGGGTGATGGCCGACTGGGAGCAGTGCTACTACACATTTGATGGGACCTTTGAGGCAGCTCAGCTGAAAGTCTTTCAGGAGATGCACAGCAAG GGTTTCATTTACCAGGACTACAAGCCTGTCTTCTGGTCACCTTCATCCAG AACAGCCCTGGCTGAGGCAGAGTTGGAGTACAACCCCGAACATGTGAGCAGAGCCATCTATGCCACGTTTCCTCTAATCAAGCTGCCGCCAAAGATCGCCTCAGAAGAAG GTCTTGACAGTGTCTCTGTGTTGGTGTGGACCACCCAGCCGTGGACCATCCCTGCTAACCAGGCAGTGTGCTACATGCCAAACGCCCA GTACTCTCTGGTAAAGAGGGCAGACAATTCTCAGCTGCTGTTGGTAGCGACTGAGCGCACAGCTAGCCTGGCAGCACTGCTGGGCACCGAGCTGCAGAGTGTAGGCTCCTTCACAG GTTCCCAACTTGAAGGCGGGATCTGTAAACATCCCACAATTCCTGACAAGGAAGTCCCGTTATTGCCGGCCAATCATGTGACGATGGGAAAAGGAACCGGATTGGTCCACACGGCGCCAGCTCACGGCATGGACGATTACAGTGTGGCTTCACAGTTTAAACTGTCAGTG GAGTGCATGGTGGATGAAGATGGCAAGTTCACGGAGTTAGCCGGACCTGAGCTTCAGAACCTGTCTGTGATGACAGAAGGCACTGACAAAG TGATTTCCATGCTGAAGGAGAGCGGGGCTCTGGTGCTGGAAGAGCCGTGTGTCCACAGCTACCCATACGACTGGCGAACAAAGAAGCCTGTTGTGATCCGACCAAGCAAACAGTGGTTCATCAACACGGCTTCGCTCAAAGACAAAGCCAAG gagGCGCTGCAGAAGGTGCGTATTCTGCCTGAGTCGGCGCGGGGCAGCCTGATGGCCATGCTGGACAGACGGACCTACTGGTGCATCTCCAGACAGCGAACCTGGGGGGTCCCGATCCCTGTCTTCTACCACAAAGATACTGGAGAGCCTCTCATCAACAA AAATACGGTGTCCCACATAGCAAAGCTCTTCAAAGAAAAGGGCAGTGACTGTTGGTGGGAGCTTCCCATTGAGACTTTGCTGCCACCAGAGGTGATTAAGAAG agtaAAGCAGGTCCAGTGAGTGACTATGTTCGCGGAGAGGATGTCCTGGACATCTGGTTTGACAGTGGAGCATCGTGGGCAGCTGTACTTGAAG aggagatggagggagactCTGAGGAGCCTGAGTCACGTCTCAGCTGGCTTCCAACTGCACTACGCAAACCTCTGGTCACAG AGTCAGACTCCAGAGCAGATGCATATGTGGAAGGAAAGGACCAGCTTGGAGGCTGGTTTCAGTCATCACTACTCACCAGTGTAGCCGTCAGGAACAAGGCACCTTACAA GTCTCTGGTGGTCCATGGCTTTGCAGTCAGtgagaagggggaaaagatgTCCAAGTCTCTGGGAAATGTCGTGGATCCTGATGAAGTGATCAACGGAGGAAAG GATGCACCAGCGTACGGGGCAGATGTGCTTCGTTGGTGGGTGGCAGAATCAAACATCTTCTCTGAAATCCAAATCGGGTCCAATGCCCTCAACTCGGCCCAAGACAGCATCAGCAAG CTGAGGAACACTCTCAGGTTCCTGCTCGGCAACCTGCAGGGCTTCGACCCTCGTGTTCAAGCTGTGGACCCCAAACAGATGCACTACATTGATCAGTACATGTTGCACCTGCTCCGCGAGTACAGCATGAAG GTTACGGACGCCTACAGTGAGTTTGATGGCGGCAGGGCCATCCGTGTCCTCCAAGCCTTCATCACCAGAGACCTCTCCAGTTTTTACTTCAGCATCATCAAGGACAG GTTGTACTGTGATCCTGAGGACTCGTTGGGTAGAAGATCATGTCAGACCGCTTTAGAAGAGATTCTGGATGGCGTGACCCGCTCCATTGCTCCCATCCTGCCACATCTAGCTGAAGAGGTCTACCTCCATGCACCAGGACGTGACG GGGAGACGCTGTTCAAAAGTGGATGGATCAAAAGTAGCTCTGTGTGGCGGCAACCAGGATTGGAGGAGGCTGTGGAAGGGGCTTGTGCAATCAGGGACTCCTTCCTGTCTTCAATTCCTGGCAAAAATGCAGCACAGTATGACCTCACTATTGCCATCGAACCCGGCCTTCTGTTTGAGCTCATGGAG TCTCTGCAGGAGGAgccctcctccaccacctcccaGCTGGCTGAGCTGATGATGGCGGCTCGGGTCAGCCTGGTGAGCGAGCTGCCTCGTGACCTGCCCCCAGATGCCCAGGTGAACCGCGGTACCTTCCTCATCAACCTGGAAG gTGGTTTTATCCGTGAGGACAGTGGCTACAGTATAGCCGTGGCACCCACTTCTGCCGCCCGTTGCCCGCGGTGTCGCCGCTACACTGCGAAATCTGCAGACTGCCTGTGCCCCCGCTGTCAGAACATCGTCTCGCAGGCTCACTGA
- the iars2 gene encoding isoleucine--tRNA ligase, mitochondrial isoform X1: MLLFRVSAVSQTLARWGQRSHRGGGLLVHRAVSFSSSRCHGVGSAEGSAQPAEAGSAKALYRDTVLLPRTEFPMKLTGQKLLDRELQIQQESGFADLYSWQRERKAKKEFCLHDGPPYANGDPHVGHALNKILKDIRNRFELLRGRQVHYIPGWDCHGLPIELKALGELGTSGLSPLQIRQKAREFAEKAIGRQKAAFQRWGVMADWEQCYYTFDGTFEAAQLKVFQEMHSKGFIYQDYKPVFWSPSSRTALAEAELEYNPEHVSRAIYATFPLIKLPPKIASEEGLDSVSVLVWTTQPWTIPANQAVCYMPNAQYSLVKRADNSQLLLVATERTASLAALLGTELQSVGSFTGSQLEGGICKHPTIPDKEVPLLPANHVTMGKGTGLVHTAPAHGMDDYSVASQFKLSVECMVDEDGKFTELAGPELQNLSVMTEGTDKVISMLKESGALVLEEPCVHSYPYDWRTKKPVVIRPSKQWFINTASLKDKAKEALQKVRILPESARGSLMAMLDRRTYWCISRQRTWGVPIPVFYHKDTGEPLINKNTVSHIAKLFKEKGSDCWWELPIETLLPPEVIKKSKAGPVSDYVRGEDVLDIWFDSGASWAAVLEEEMEGDSEEPESRLSWLPTALRKPLVTESDSRADAYVEGKDQLGGWFQSSLLTSVAVRNKAPYKSLVVHGFAVSEKGEKMSKSLGNVVDPDEVINGGKDAPAYGADVLRWWVAESNIFSEIQIGSNALNSAQDSISKLRNTLRFLLGNLQGFDPRVQAVDPKQMHYIDQYMLHLLREYSMKVTDAYSEFDGGRAIRVLQAFITRDLSSFYFSIIKDRLYCDPEDSLGRRSCQTALEEILDGVTRSIAPILPHLAEEVYLHAPGRDEGETLFKSGWIKSSSVWRQPGLEEAVEGACAIRDSFLSSIPGKNAAQYDLTIAIEPGLLFELMESLQEEPSSTTSQLAELMMAARVSLVSELPRDLPPDAQVNRGTFLINLEGGFIREDSGYSIAVAPTSAARCPRCRRYTAKSADCLCPRCQNIVSQAH, encoded by the exons ATGCTGCTGTTCCGGGTTTCAGCAGTGAGCCAGACGCTGGCGAGATGGGGACAGAGGTCACACCGGGGAGGCGGCCTCCTCGTCCACCGTGCTGTCTCCTTCAGTTCCAGCCGCTGTCATGGTGTCGGCTCGGCAGAGGGCAGCGCTCAGCCCGCGGAGGCTGGCTCCGCTAAGGCTCTGTACCGAGACACGGTGCTCCTTCCCCGGACTGAGTTCCCCATGAAACTGACCGGACAGAAACTTCTGGACCGAGAACTCCAAATACAGCAG gagagtgGGTTTGCAGATTTATACTCatggcagagagagaggaaggcTAAGAAAGAGTTTTGCCTTCATGATGGACCCCCATATGCCAATGGAGACCCACACGTTGGACATGCACTCAATAAg ATCCTGAAAGATATTCGTAACCGTTTTGAGCTGCTAAGGGGGCGGCAGGTCCACTACATCCCAGGCTGGGACTGCCACGGCCTGCCCATCGAGCTGAAGGCTCTGGGAGAACTGGGCACCAGTGGCCTCAGTCCGCTGCAGATTAGACAGAAAG cTCGGGAGTTTGCAGAAAAGGCAATAGGTCGGCAGAAGGCTGCATTCCAACGCTGGGGGGTGATGGCCGACTGGGAGCAGTGCTACTACACATTTGATGGGACCTTTGAGGCAGCTCAGCTGAAAGTCTTTCAGGAGATGCACAGCAAG GGTTTCATTTACCAGGACTACAAGCCTGTCTTCTGGTCACCTTCATCCAG AACAGCCCTGGCTGAGGCAGAGTTGGAGTACAACCCCGAACATGTGAGCAGAGCCATCTATGCCACGTTTCCTCTAATCAAGCTGCCGCCAAAGATCGCCTCAGAAGAAG GTCTTGACAGTGTCTCTGTGTTGGTGTGGACCACCCAGCCGTGGACCATCCCTGCTAACCAGGCAGTGTGCTACATGCCAAACGCCCA GTACTCTCTGGTAAAGAGGGCAGACAATTCTCAGCTGCTGTTGGTAGCGACTGAGCGCACAGCTAGCCTGGCAGCACTGCTGGGCACCGAGCTGCAGAGTGTAGGCTCCTTCACAG GTTCCCAACTTGAAGGCGGGATCTGTAAACATCCCACAATTCCTGACAAGGAAGTCCCGTTATTGCCGGCCAATCATGTGACGATGGGAAAAGGAACCGGATTGGTCCACACGGCGCCAGCTCACGGCATGGACGATTACAGTGTGGCTTCACAGTTTAAACTGTCAGTG GAGTGCATGGTGGATGAAGATGGCAAGTTCACGGAGTTAGCCGGACCTGAGCTTCAGAACCTGTCTGTGATGACAGAAGGCACTGACAAAG TGATTTCCATGCTGAAGGAGAGCGGGGCTCTGGTGCTGGAAGAGCCGTGTGTCCACAGCTACCCATACGACTGGCGAACAAAGAAGCCTGTTGTGATCCGACCAAGCAAACAGTGGTTCATCAACACGGCTTCGCTCAAAGACAAAGCCAAG gagGCGCTGCAGAAGGTGCGTATTCTGCCTGAGTCGGCGCGGGGCAGCCTGATGGCCATGCTGGACAGACGGACCTACTGGTGCATCTCCAGACAGCGAACCTGGGGGGTCCCGATCCCTGTCTTCTACCACAAAGATACTGGAGAGCCTCTCATCAACAA AAATACGGTGTCCCACATAGCAAAGCTCTTCAAAGAAAAGGGCAGTGACTGTTGGTGGGAGCTTCCCATTGAGACTTTGCTGCCACCAGAGGTGATTAAGAAG agtaAAGCAGGTCCAGTGAGTGACTATGTTCGCGGAGAGGATGTCCTGGACATCTGGTTTGACAGTGGAGCATCGTGGGCAGCTGTACTTGAAG aggagatggagggagactCTGAGGAGCCTGAGTCACGTCTCAGCTGGCTTCCAACTGCACTACGCAAACCTCTGGTCACAG AGTCAGACTCCAGAGCAGATGCATATGTGGAAGGAAAGGACCAGCTTGGAGGCTGGTTTCAGTCATCACTACTCACCAGTGTAGCCGTCAGGAACAAGGCACCTTACAA GTCTCTGGTGGTCCATGGCTTTGCAGTCAGtgagaagggggaaaagatgTCCAAGTCTCTGGGAAATGTCGTGGATCCTGATGAAGTGATCAACGGAGGAAAG GATGCACCAGCGTACGGGGCAGATGTGCTTCGTTGGTGGGTGGCAGAATCAAACATCTTCTCTGAAATCCAAATCGGGTCCAATGCCCTCAACTCGGCCCAAGACAGCATCAGCAAG CTGAGGAACACTCTCAGGTTCCTGCTCGGCAACCTGCAGGGCTTCGACCCTCGTGTTCAAGCTGTGGACCCCAAACAGATGCACTACATTGATCAGTACATGTTGCACCTGCTCCGCGAGTACAGCATGAAG GTTACGGACGCCTACAGTGAGTTTGATGGCGGCAGGGCCATCCGTGTCCTCCAAGCCTTCATCACCAGAGACCTCTCCAGTTTTTACTTCAGCATCATCAAGGACAG GTTGTACTGTGATCCTGAGGACTCGTTGGGTAGAAGATCATGTCAGACCGCTTTAGAAGAGATTCTGGATGGCGTGACCCGCTCCATTGCTCCCATCCTGCCACATCTAGCTGAAGAGGTCTACCTCCATGCACCAGGACGTGACG AAGGGGAGACGCTGTTCAAAAGTGGATGGATCAAAAGTAGCTCTGTGTGGCGGCAACCAGGATTGGAGGAGGCTGTGGAAGGGGCTTGTGCAATCAGGGACTCCTTCCTGTCTTCAATTCCTGGCAAAAATGCAGCACAGTATGACCTCACTATTGCCATCGAACCCGGCCTTCTGTTTGAGCTCATGGAG TCTCTGCAGGAGGAgccctcctccaccacctcccaGCTGGCTGAGCTGATGATGGCGGCTCGGGTCAGCCTGGTGAGCGAGCTGCCTCGTGACCTGCCCCCAGATGCCCAGGTGAACCGCGGTACCTTCCTCATCAACCTGGAAG gTGGTTTTATCCGTGAGGACAGTGGCTACAGTATAGCCGTGGCACCCACTTCTGCCGCCCGTTGCCCGCGGTGTCGCCGCTACACTGCGAAATCTGCAGACTGCCTGTGCCCCCGCTGTCAGAACATCGTCTCGCAGGCTCACTGA